Proteins from one Streptomyces sp. NBC_00390 genomic window:
- the mshD gene encoding mycothiol synthase, which translates to MTIDAVIPEPGRQIQAHDELSPQQAQAVLGLLADAARSDGMQAVSEQGRLQMRGGKREGVQHFLLTVDGVLVGYAQLEDTDPVEAPAAELVVHPGHRGRGHGRALGTALLGASGKRLRVWAHGGKSAARHLAQVLGLTLFRELRQLRRPLAIGSVPEPVYPAGVTVRTFVPGEDDANWLAVNAAAFAHHPEQGSLVQRDLDDRKAEPWFDPKGFFLAEVAGEIVGFHWTKVHAEEQLGEVYVVGVRPDAQGTGLGTALTATGLRHLAAQGVPTAMLYVDADNAAALRVYEGMGFVTHEVDLMYRTES; encoded by the coding sequence ATGACGATCGACGCAGTGATTCCGGAGCCCGGCCGGCAGATCCAGGCCCACGACGAGCTCAGCCCCCAGCAGGCCCAGGCCGTGCTCGGGCTGCTTGCCGACGCTGCACGGTCCGACGGCATGCAGGCCGTCTCCGAGCAGGGACGGCTGCAGATGCGCGGTGGGAAGCGGGAGGGCGTACAGCACTTCCTGCTCACGGTCGACGGCGTGCTCGTCGGATACGCCCAGCTCGAGGACACGGACCCGGTCGAGGCGCCGGCCGCCGAACTGGTCGTGCATCCCGGGCACCGCGGGCGCGGGCACGGGCGGGCGCTCGGCACCGCACTGCTGGGGGCGTCGGGCAAGCGGCTGCGGGTGTGGGCACACGGCGGCAAGTCCGCCGCCCGGCATCTGGCCCAGGTGCTCGGGCTCACCCTCTTCCGGGAACTGCGCCAGCTGCGGCGTCCGTTGGCGATCGGCAGCGTTCCCGAGCCGGTGTATCCGGCCGGGGTGACCGTACGCACGTTCGTGCCCGGCGAGGACGACGCCAACTGGCTCGCGGTGAACGCCGCCGCCTTCGCGCACCACCCCGAACAGGGGTCGCTGGTCCAGCGGGATCTCGATGACCGCAAGGCCGAACCGTGGTTCGACCCGAAGGGGTTCTTCCTCGCCGAGGTGGCCGGGGAGATCGTCGGCTTCCACTGGACGAAGGTGCACGCCGAGGAGCAGCTCGGCGAGGTCTACGTGGTCGGCGTCCGCCCGGACGCGCAGGGCACCGGCCTCGGGACGGCACTGACGGCGACCGGTCTGCGGCACCTCGCCGCGCAGGGCGTGCCGACCGCGATGCTCTATGTCGACGCGGACAACGCGGCGGCGCTGCGGGTGTACGAGGGCATGGGCTTCGTCACCCACGAAGTGGATCTGATGTACCGCACGGAGTCGTAA
- the pstA gene encoding phosphate ABC transporter permease PstA translates to MSHAAIQDRKTPPRPGRSGSLSSRALPRGSQALFAVVAVALGVGIGIVAGWESKIQWGLISALLFVVISYVATSAVENRRQAKDRLATSVVWVCFILAVIPLFSLIWVTVSRGVKALDGYFLSHSMAGVPGFEPGGGIYHAIIGTLEQVGLATVISVPIGLLTAIYLVEYGKGTLAKAVTFFVDVMTGIPSIVAGLFLLSIMLMFDLQPSGLMGALALAILMLPVVVRSTEEMLKLVPNELREASLALGVPKYRTILKVVIPTALGGITTGVMLAIARIAGETAPIMLLVFGAQLINSNPFEGAQSSLPYYIWEQYRVGSEASYDRAWAAALVLIAFVMILNLVARGIARWKAPKTGR, encoded by the coding sequence ATGAGCCACGCAGCCATACAGGACAGGAAGACGCCGCCGAGGCCCGGACGCAGCGGAAGCCTCAGCTCCCGCGCCCTCCCGCGCGGCTCCCAGGCCCTCTTCGCCGTCGTGGCCGTCGCCCTCGGTGTCGGCATCGGCATCGTGGCCGGCTGGGAGAGCAAGATCCAGTGGGGCCTGATCTCCGCCCTGCTCTTCGTCGTCATCTCGTACGTGGCCACCAGCGCCGTCGAGAACAGGCGCCAGGCCAAGGACCGGCTCGCCACCAGCGTCGTCTGGGTGTGCTTCATCCTCGCCGTGATCCCGCTGTTCTCGCTGATCTGGGTCACCGTCAGCCGCGGCGTGAAGGCCCTCGACGGGTACTTCCTCAGCCACTCGATGGCCGGCGTCCCCGGCTTCGAGCCCGGTGGCGGTATCTACCACGCGATCATCGGCACCCTGGAGCAGGTCGGTCTCGCCACCGTGATCTCCGTGCCGATCGGCCTGCTGACCGCCATCTACCTCGTCGAGTACGGCAAGGGCACGCTGGCCAAGGCCGTCACCTTCTTCGTCGACGTGATGACGGGTATCCCGTCGATCGTCGCCGGCCTCTTCCTGCTGTCGATCATGCTGATGTTCGATCTGCAGCCGTCCGGCCTGATGGGCGCGCTGGCCCTGGCGATCCTGATGCTCCCGGTCGTGGTCCGCTCCACCGAGGAGATGCTCAAGCTCGTCCCGAACGAGCTGCGCGAGGCCTCGCTGGCCCTCGGTGTGCCGAAGTACCGCACGATCCTGAAGGTGGTCATCCCGACCGCGCTCGGCGGCATCACCACCGGTGTGATGCTCGCGATCGCCCGTATCGCCGGTGAGACCGCCCCGATCATGCTGCTCGTCTTCGGCGCCCAGCTGATCAACAGCAACCCGTTCGAAGGCGCCCAGTCCTCGCTCCCCTACTACATCTGGGAGCAGTACCGGGTCGGCAGCGAGGCGTCGTACGACCGCGCCTGGGCCGCCGCCCTGGTCCTGATCGCCTTCGTCATGATCCTCAATCTGGTGGCCCGCGGCATCGCCCGCTGGAAGGCCCCGAAGACCGGCCGCTAA
- a CDS encoding RNA degradosome polyphosphate kinase: MSQQPAEVPVQHPTPSVGSIAAHRRHTSAATVSDLEPDIDSLDAYDEEREPKTPELPSGRFLDRERSWLAFNERVLELAEDPATPLLERANFLAIFASNLDEFFMVRVAGLKRRIATGVATRSASGLQPREVLDLIWTRSRELMARHAACYQQDVAPALAEEGIHVIRWPELTEKEQARLFTLFRQQIFPVLTPLAVDPAHPFPYISGLSLNLAVVVRNPVSGHRHFARVKVPPLLSRFLEASPQRYVPLEDVIAAHLEELFPGMEVLAHHMFRVTRNEDLEVEEDDAENLLKALEKELMRRRFGPPVRLEVEESIDPYVLDLLVRELKVSDAEVYPLPGPLDLTGLFGLSAQDRPELKYPKYVAGTHRDLSEVESASAPDIFMALRERDVLLHHPYDSFSTSVQAFLEQAAADPDVLAIKQTLYRTSGDSPIVDALIDAAESGKQVLVLVEIKARFDEQANIKWARKLEESGCHVVYGLVGLKTHCKLSLVVRQEGELLRRYSHVGTGNYHPKTARLYEDLGLLTADPQVGADLSDLFNRLSGYSRRETYRRLLVAPKSLRDGLVSRINKEAVHHRAGRPAYVRIKVNSMVDEAVIDACYRAAMAGVPVDIWVRGICAIRPGVAGLSENIRVRSILGRFLEHSRIFAFGNGGEPEVWFGSADMMHRNLDRRIEALVRVTDPAHRAALSRMLETGMSDGTSSWHLGPDGEWTRHATDSDGQPLRHVQEMLIDARRRRRAQP, from the coding sequence ATGAGCCAGCAGCCCGCCGAGGTACCGGTCCAGCACCCCACGCCGTCCGTCGGTTCCATAGCCGCACACCGACGGCACACCAGCGCCGCCACGGTGTCCGATCTCGAGCCCGACATCGACTCCCTCGACGCGTACGACGAGGAGCGCGAGCCGAAGACGCCGGAGCTGCCCTCGGGCAGGTTCCTGGACCGCGAGCGCAGCTGGCTCGCGTTCAACGAGCGTGTGCTGGAGCTCGCGGAGGACCCGGCGACGCCGCTGCTCGAGCGCGCCAACTTCCTCGCGATCTTCGCCTCCAACCTGGACGAGTTCTTCATGGTCCGGGTGGCAGGCCTCAAGCGCCGTATCGCCACCGGCGTCGCCACCCGCTCCGCCTCCGGTCTCCAGCCCCGCGAGGTCCTCGACCTGATCTGGACCCGCTCCCGCGAGCTCATGGCCCGGCACGCCGCCTGCTACCAGCAGGACGTGGCACCGGCGCTCGCCGAGGAAGGCATCCATGTCATCCGCTGGCCGGAACTCACCGAGAAGGAGCAGGCGCGCCTCTTCACGCTCTTCCGCCAGCAGATCTTCCCGGTCCTCACGCCGCTCGCCGTCGACCCCGCACACCCCTTCCCGTACATCTCGGGTCTGTCGCTGAACCTCGCGGTCGTCGTGCGCAACCCGGTCAGCGGCCACCGCCACTTCGCGCGGGTCAAGGTGCCACCGCTGCTCTCCCGGTTCCTGGAGGCGTCCCCGCAGCGCTACGTCCCCCTCGAGGACGTCATCGCCGCCCACCTGGAGGAACTGTTCCCCGGGATGGAGGTACTGGCCCACCACATGTTCCGGGTGACCCGGAACGAGGACCTGGAGGTGGAGGAGGACGACGCCGAGAACCTCCTCAAGGCCCTGGAGAAGGAGCTCATGCGGCGCCGCTTCGGGCCGCCGGTGCGCCTGGAGGTCGAGGAGTCCATCGACCCGTACGTCCTCGACCTGCTGGTGCGCGAGCTGAAGGTCTCCGACGCCGAGGTGTACCCGCTGCCAGGGCCGCTCGACCTGACCGGACTGTTCGGGCTCTCCGCGCAGGACCGGCCCGAGCTGAAGTACCCGAAGTACGTGGCCGGCACCCACCGGGACCTCTCCGAGGTCGAGTCCGCGTCCGCGCCCGACATCTTCATGGCGCTGCGCGAACGGGACGTGCTGCTGCACCACCCGTACGACTCGTTCTCCACGTCGGTGCAGGCCTTCCTGGAGCAGGCCGCGGCCGACCCGGACGTGCTCGCGATCAAGCAGACCCTCTACCGCACCTCCGGCGACTCCCCGATCGTCGACGCACTGATCGACGCCGCCGAGTCCGGCAAGCAGGTCCTCGTCCTCGTCGAGATCAAGGCCCGCTTCGACGAGCAGGCCAACATCAAGTGGGCACGCAAGCTGGAGGAGTCCGGCTGCCATGTCGTGTACGGGCTGGTGGGCCTGAAGACCCACTGCAAGCTGTCGCTGGTGGTCCGCCAGGAGGGCGAACTCCTGCGGCGCTACTCGCACGTCGGCACCGGCAACTACCACCCGAAGACCGCCCGGCTGTACGAGGACCTGGGCCTGCTGACCGCCGACCCGCAGGTCGGCGCGGACCTGTCCGACCTGTTCAACCGGCTCTCCGGCTACTCGCGCCGCGAGACCTACCGGCGGCTGCTGGTCGCCCCCAAGTCCCTGCGCGACGGCCTGGTGTCGCGGATCAACAAAGAGGCCGTCCACCACCGGGCCGGCCGCCCCGCCTACGTCCGCATCAAGGTCAACTCGATGGTGGACGAGGCGGTCATCGACGCCTGCTACCGGGCGGCCATGGCGGGCGTGCCCGTCGACATATGGGTGCGCGGCATCTGCGCGATACGCCCTGGCGTGGCGGGCCTCTCGGAGAACATCCGGGTGCGCTCGATCCTCGGCCGCTTCCTGGAGCACTCCCGGATCTTCGCCTTCGGCAACGGCGGCGAGCCCGAGGTGTGGTTCGGCAGCGCCGACATGATGCACCGAAACCTCGATCGCCGGATCGAGGCACTGGTACGGGTCACCGACCCGGCCCACCGCGCGGCCCTCAGCCGGATGCTGGAGACCGGTATGTCCGACGGCACGTCCTCCTGGCACCTCGGTCCGGACGGCGAGTGGACACGGCATGCCACGGACTCCGACGGCCAGCCGCTGCGGCACGTACAGGAGATGCTCATAGACGCCCGGAGGCGCCGGCGTGCACAGCCCTGA
- the pstS gene encoding phosphate ABC transporter substrate-binding protein PstS, protein MKLQRKNGLRATALGALAVSGALVLTACGSDDNTKPGTGETSKASSNIKCDDAKGKLLASGSSAQKNAMDLWVKNYMAACTGVEVNYKSSSSGEGIVAFNQGTVGFAGSDSALKPEEVEESKKICKTGQGINLPMVGGPIAIGYNVPGVDKLNLDAATLAKIFNNKIKKWNDPAIAALNEGTKLPDTAIQAFHRSEDSGTTQNLGKYLAATAAKDWPYEPEKKWPAPGGQAASGSAGVAAQVKQAEGSIGYFELSYATSQSIPTVNIATGAAAPVEATSENASKAIAAAKVKGTGKDLALDLDYATKADGAYPIVLVTYEVVCDSGNKADTLGTVKSFLTYTASDEGQKVLTEAGYAPIPAEINAKVRETVAGLK, encoded by the coding sequence GTGAAGCTTCAGCGCAAGAACGGGCTTCGCGCCACCGCGCTCGGTGCCCTGGCCGTGTCCGGCGCCCTGGTCCTCACGGCGTGTGGTTCGGACGACAACACCAAGCCTGGCACCGGCGAGACGTCCAAGGCCTCCTCGAACATCAAGTGCGACGACGCCAAGGGCAAGCTGCTCGCGTCCGGTTCCAGCGCACAGAAGAACGCCATGGACCTCTGGGTCAAGAACTACATGGCCGCCTGCACCGGCGTGGAGGTCAACTACAAGTCCTCCTCCTCCGGTGAGGGCATCGTCGCCTTCAACCAGGGCACCGTCGGCTTCGCGGGCTCCGACTCGGCGCTCAAGCCCGAAGAGGTCGAGGAGTCCAAGAAGATCTGCAAGACCGGCCAGGGCATCAACCTGCCCATGGTCGGCGGCCCCATCGCCATCGGCTACAACGTGCCGGGCGTGGACAAGCTGAACCTGGACGCCGCCACCCTCGCGAAGATCTTCAACAACAAGATCAAGAAGTGGAACGACCCGGCGATCGCCGCGCTGAACGAGGGCACCAAGCTCCCGGACACCGCGATCCAGGCCTTCCACCGCTCCGAGGACTCCGGCACCACCCAGAACCTCGGTAAGTACCTCGCCGCCACCGCCGCGAAGGACTGGCCGTACGAGCCCGAGAAGAAGTGGCCGGCCCCGGGTGGCCAGGCCGCGTCCGGCTCCGCGGGCGTCGCCGCCCAGGTCAAGCAGGCCGAAGGCTCCATCGGTTACTTCGAGCTCTCCTACGCGACCTCGCAGTCCATCCCGACCGTGAACATCGCCACCGGTGCTGCCGCCCCGGTCGAGGCCACGTCGGAGAACGCCTCCAAGGCCATCGCCGCCGCCAAGGTCAAGGGCACCGGCAAGGACCTGGCCCTGGACCTCGACTACGCCACCAAGGCCGACGGCGCCTACCCGATCGTCCTGGTGACCTACGAGGTCGTCTGCGACAGCGGCAACAAGGCCGACACCCTCGGCACCGTCAAGTCCTTCCTGACCTACACGGCCTCCGACGAGGGCCAGAAGGTCCTGACGGAAGCCGGCTACGCCCCGATCCCGGCCGAGATCAACGCCAAGGTCCGCGAGACCGTCGCGGGTCTGAAGTAA
- a CDS encoding CHAD domain-containing protein, giving the protein MSEAGPGSADDAADPHGPGGRAGADPLAGPSSADGSTNQADPAAAGRGPAATGAALGAAASQVPAQTSAHAAGAEAGGVSGTERTGNPGEPVTRRTVPAGSVGAPRSAGSLGLDEPDAAVRPVGRPVRAAAPAPVSAAPGAGATAEARRATGTLAVGAARAGALLERQLTLARTRAHSAALQTLGSSRFHAVADAVAVLASELPLAPAAERTAAETLVPQAETAEQRLLEAVAALPLGRAAHPYNADALMNGLATAGDEQDAPWHEVRRLLRLHRYAQEVLYPGADQVLRHAGRVLDRHRDAAEAAAAAAAAARTPRIAPATAYALGVLHADQRHEVEAARFAFQQEWRHATAVSAP; this is encoded by the coding sequence GTGTCCGAAGCCGGCCCCGGCAGCGCGGACGACGCCGCAGACCCGCACGGACCCGGCGGCCGGGCGGGTGCCGATCCCCTGGCCGGTCCCAGCAGCGCCGACGGCTCCACGAACCAGGCCGACCCGGCCGCCGCGGGCCGTGGCCCGGCGGCGACGGGCGCCGCCCTTGGTGCGGCCGCTTCCCAGGTCCCCGCGCAGACGTCCGCTCACGCCGCCGGTGCGGAGGCCGGCGGCGTGAGCGGCACGGAGCGGACCGGGAACCCCGGCGAACCCGTGACCCGGCGGACCGTGCCCGCCGGTTCCGTCGGCGCCCCCCGGTCGGCCGGGTCGCTCGGGCTCGACGAACCTGACGCTGCCGTCCGCCCGGTCGGCCGCCCGGTCCGTGCCGCGGCCCCGGCTCCCGTCTCAGCCGCGCCCGGCGCAGGCGCCACCGCCGAAGCCAGGCGCGCCACCGGAACGCTGGCGGTCGGTGCCGCGCGGGCCGGGGCGCTGCTGGAGCGGCAGCTCACGCTCGCCCGGACCCGGGCCCACTCCGCCGCGCTCCAGACGCTCGGGTCGTCCCGGTTCCATGCCGTCGCGGACGCCGTCGCCGTACTGGCCTCCGAGCTCCCCCTCGCCCCTGCCGCCGAGCGCACGGCCGCCGAGACCCTCGTGCCCCAGGCCGAGACCGCCGAGCAGCGGCTGCTGGAGGCCGTCGCGGCGCTGCCACTGGGCCGCGCCGCCCATCCGTACAACGCGGACGCCCTGATGAACGGCCTGGCCACCGCCGGTGACGAGCAGGACGCGCCCTGGCACGAGGTCCGCCGGCTGCTGCGCCTGCACCGTTACGCACAGGAGGTGCTGTACCCCGGCGCGGACCAGGTGCTCCGGCACGCCGGACGGGTCCTGGACCGGCACCGGGACGCCGCCGAGGCTGCAGCGGCCGCGGCGGCAGCCGCCCGTACTCCCCGAATCGCGCCCGCAACGGCCTACGCCCTCGGGGTGCTTCACGCCGACCAGCGGCACGAGGTCGAGGCCGCCCGCTTCGCCTTCCAGCAGGAGTGGCGGCACGCCACGGCGGTGTCGGCCCCGTGA
- a CDS encoding NUDIX hydrolase: protein MTDGDPVLAAGCVLWRRSPSGQGIELALVHRPKWTDWSHPKGKLKRGEDARQAAVREVLEETGMACNLGSELPTTRYTVEGNLKEVRYWAAEATAGEFLPNKEVDRLLWLPPAAARIRLTRDRDKELVTALLDALHLPRNAP from the coding sequence GTGACGGACGGCGACCCCGTCCTCGCCGCGGGCTGTGTGCTGTGGCGCCGGTCGCCCTCCGGCCAGGGGATCGAACTTGCACTGGTCCACCGACCGAAATGGACGGATTGGTCCCACCCGAAGGGCAAGCTGAAGCGCGGGGAAGACGCCCGCCAGGCCGCGGTACGGGAGGTGCTGGAAGAGACCGGAATGGCGTGCAACCTGGGATCGGAGTTGCCCACCACCCGGTACACCGTCGAGGGCAACCTCAAGGAGGTCCGCTACTGGGCGGCTGAGGCCACCGCCGGCGAGTTCCTGCCGAACAAGGAAGTCGACCGATTGCTGTGGCTGCCCCCTGCTGCGGCGCGCATCCGGTTGACCCGGGACAGAGACAAGGAGCTGGTCACGGCTCTTCTCGATGCTCTGCACCTGCCACGAAACGCCCCGTGA
- the pstC gene encoding phosphate ABC transporter permease subunit PstC — protein MASTTPTDSLPPTPAPPVTRRATSTGRAGDKVFLGLSRGSGILLLVIMASIAVFLTYRATLAISKDEGNFLTTFDWNPAGNPPVFGIAVLLFGTVVSSIIAMVIAVPIAVGIALFISHYAPRKLAAPIAYVVDLLAAVPSIVYGIWGALFLVPYLEGLNLWLDEFFGWTYIFEKTEVGVARSLFTVGLLLAIMILPIVTSVSREVFLQVPRMNEEAALALGATRWEVIRMSVLPFGRSGVISASMLGLGRALGETMAVATVLSPSFVISLHLLNPGGGTFAQNIAAKFDEANELGRDALIASGLVLFILTLLVNGAARMIIARRKEYSGANA, from the coding sequence ATGGCTTCCACCACACCCACAGACTCTCTGCCTCCGACACCGGCTCCGCCGGTCACCAGACGAGCCACCTCCACGGGCCGCGCGGGCGACAAGGTCTTCCTCGGCCTGTCCCGCGGCTCGGGCATCCTGCTGCTGGTGATCATGGCGTCGATCGCCGTGTTCCTCACCTACCGCGCCACGCTCGCCATCTCGAAGGACGAGGGCAACTTCCTCACCACCTTCGACTGGAACCCGGCGGGCAACCCGCCGGTCTTCGGCATCGCGGTCCTTCTCTTCGGCACGGTCGTCAGCTCGATCATCGCGATGGTGATCGCGGTACCGATCGCCGTCGGCATCGCGCTGTTCATCTCGCACTACGCGCCGCGCAAGCTTGCCGCCCCCATCGCCTACGTCGTCGATCTGCTGGCCGCCGTGCCGTCGATCGTCTACGGCATCTGGGGCGCGCTCTTCCTGGTCCCGTACCTCGAGGGCCTCAACCTCTGGCTCGACGAGTTCTTCGGCTGGACCTACATCTTCGAGAAGACCGAAGTGGGCGTCGCCCGCTCGCTCTTCACCGTCGGCCTGCTGCTGGCGATCATGATCCTGCCGATCGTGACCAGCGTCAGCCGCGAGGTCTTCCTCCAGGTCCCCCGGATGAACGAGGAAGCGGCCCTGGCGCTCGGCGCCACCCGCTGGGAGGTCATCCGCATGTCGGTGCTGCCCTTCGGCCGCTCCGGCGTGATCTCCGCCTCGATGCTCGGCCTCGGCCGTGCCCTCGGCGAGACGATGGCCGTCGCCACCGTCCTGTCCCCGAGCTTCGTGATCTCCCTCCACCTGCTCAACCCGGGCGGCGGAACCTTCGCGCAGAACATCGCCGCGAAGTTCGACGAGGCCAATGAACTCGGACGCGACGCACTGATCGCCTCCGGTCTGGTCCTCTTCATCCTCACCCTGCTGGTCAACGGCGCGGCCCGCATGATCATCGCGCGCCGCAAGGAGTACTCGGGGGCCAACGCATGA
- a CDS encoding phosphatidylinositol-specific phospholipase C, translated as MDRRRFLTGAAAVSAAALIGAPHAAAAPGRTLSVQDWMAGAADSTPLQRLTVPGTHDSGARFGGLWVACQNTTIADQLNSGIRFLDIRCRVTGGSFAIHHAAFYQNLMFGDVLVACRDFLAAHPSETVLMRVKQEYSQESDATFRAVFDDYLDNRGWRPLFRIGDGIPALGEARGRVVLLGDNGGLPGVRYGDGSLFDIQDDWNAAPNAKYPKIEAHFRKAVQQPGKLYINYVSTSAYLPPRWNSDNLNPRVHSFVNGSEASGWRGLGIVPLDFPNTRAGLVDSLVRHNG; from the coding sequence ATGGACCGACGGAGATTTCTCACCGGGGCCGCAGCCGTATCGGCCGCCGCCCTCATCGGCGCCCCCCACGCCGCCGCCGCGCCGGGCCGCACCCTGTCCGTTCAGGACTGGATGGCCGGCGCCGCCGACTCGACACCCCTGCAACGGCTCACCGTCCCGGGCACCCATGACTCGGGTGCGCGCTTCGGCGGCTTGTGGGTGGCATGCCAGAACACGACCATCGCCGACCAGTTGAACAGCGGCATCCGGTTCCTGGACATACGGTGCCGCGTCACCGGCGGCTCGTTCGCCATCCACCACGCCGCCTTCTACCAGAACCTGATGTTCGGCGACGTGCTCGTCGCCTGCCGCGACTTCCTCGCCGCCCACCCCTCCGAGACCGTCCTGATGCGGGTGAAGCAGGAGTACTCGCAGGAGAGTGACGCCACCTTCCGGGCCGTCTTCGACGACTACCTCGACAACCGGGGCTGGCGCCCGCTGTTCCGGATCGGCGACGGGATCCCCGCGCTCGGCGAGGCACGCGGCAGGGTCGTGCTGCTCGGCGACAACGGCGGGCTGCCCGGCGTCCGGTACGGGGACGGCTCGCTCTTCGACATCCAGGACGACTGGAACGCCGCCCCGAATGCCAAGTACCCCAAGATCGAGGCGCACTTCCGCAAGGCCGTCCAGCAGCCCGGGAAGCTGTACATCAACTACGTCAGCACGTCGGCGTATCTGCCGCCCCGCTGGAACTCCGACAACCTCAACCCCCGGGTCCACTCCTTCGTCAACGGCTCCGAGGCGAGCGGCTGGCGCGGGCTCGGGATCGTGCCGCTCGACTTCCCGAACACCCGCGCCGGCCTGGTCGACTCACTCGTCCGACACAACGGATGA
- a CDS encoding bifunctional metallophosphatase/5'-nucleotidase gives MSATPHNHRATKRNRRLLAAAAGFATVGALVAAMPAGAADGDRHSSRHHWTRTVDVQLLSFNDLHGNLQPPAGSAGRVTRTNPDGTTTTIDAGGAEYLATHLRQAREGKRYSITAAAGDMVGASPLLSGLFHDEPTIEALNKLDLDVTSVGNHEFDEGAVELARLQNGGCHPTEGCYEKKANGKPKKFEGADFPYLAANVTKEKSGRPILDPYFIWEKNGVKIGFIGVTLEGTPDIVSAEGIKGLKFGDEVETINKYTKVLERKGVKSIVALLHEGGAPASSSYNYNCDSPGPGDGISGPIVNIAKNVSPQVDALVTGHTHQAYACTVPDPSGKPRTVTSAASFGKLYTDTTLTYDRRTRDIVRTSVASANHVVTRDVPKAEDMTQLIDRWNTLAAPIASRPVGYISGDIENSFEAPEKPIGNLIADAQLEGMAPADKGGAQLALMNPGGIRAGLVHKASGSEGDGVVTYGEAFTVQPFTNMMTAVDLTGAQLITVLQQQVSGPNQAAPKILQVSKGFTYTLDMTKTGADRIVVDSVKLNGEAIDPAKTYRVAMNEFLAGGGDGFTVLKEHKNKLVGGSDLDILTAYFAAHSSAAAPLAPPATGRITVVK, from the coding sequence ATGTCAGCGACACCACACAATCACCGCGCGACCAAGCGGAACCGGCGCCTGCTCGCCGCCGCTGCCGGGTTCGCCACCGTCGGCGCGCTCGTCGCCGCGATGCCGGCCGGGGCGGCGGACGGGGACCGTCACAGCAGCCGGCACCACTGGACGCGCACCGTCGATGTGCAGCTGCTCTCCTTCAACGACCTGCACGGCAACCTCCAGCCGCCCGCCGGTTCGGCCGGGCGCGTCACGCGCACGAACCCGGACGGCACCACCACGACCATCGACGCGGGCGGCGCCGAATACCTCGCGACCCATCTGCGCCAGGCGCGTGAGGGCAAGCGGTACTCGATCACCGCCGCGGCCGGCGACATGGTCGGCGCCTCGCCGCTGCTCTCCGGGCTGTTCCACGACGAGCCGACGATCGAGGCGCTCAACAAGCTCGACCTCGACGTCACCTCCGTCGGCAACCACGAGTTCGACGAGGGGGCCGTGGAGCTCGCCCGCCTCCAGAACGGCGGCTGCCACCCGACCGAGGGCTGCTACGAGAAGAAGGCGAACGGCAAGCCCAAGAAGTTCGAGGGCGCGGACTTCCCTTACCTCGCCGCCAACGTGACGAAGGAGAAGTCCGGCCGGCCGATCCTCGACCCGTACTTCATCTGGGAGAAGAACGGGGTCAAGATCGGCTTCATCGGCGTCACCCTGGAGGGCACGCCGGACATCGTCTCCGCCGAGGGCATCAAGGGCCTGAAGTTCGGTGACGAGGTCGAGACGATCAACAAGTACACCAAGGTGCTGGAGCGCAAGGGCGTCAAGTCGATCGTCGCCCTGCTGCACGAAGGCGGGGCGCCGGCCTCGTCCTCGTACAACTACAACTGTGACAGCCCCGGTCCGGGCGACGGTATCTCGGGCCCGATCGTCAACATCGCCAAGAACGTCAGCCCGCAGGTCGACGCCCTTGTCACCGGCCACACCCACCAGGCGTACGCGTGCACCGTCCCGGACCCGTCCGGGAAGCCGCGCACCGTCACCTCGGCCGCTTCGTTCGGCAAGCTGTACACCGACACGACGCTCACGTACGACCGTCGCACCCGCGACATCGTGCGGACGTCCGTCGCCTCCGCCAACCATGTCGTCACGCGTGACGTGCCGAAGGCCGAGGACATGACGCAGCTCATCGACCGCTGGAACACGCTTGCCGCGCCCATCGCGAGTCGGCCCGTCGGCTACATATCCGGTGACATCGAGAACTCCTTCGAGGCGCCCGAGAAGCCGATCGGCAACCTGATCGCGGACGCGCAGCTGGAGGGCATGGCGCCCGCCGACAAGGGGGGCGCGCAGCTCGCCCTCATGAACCCGGGCGGTATCCGCGCGGGCCTGGTCCACAAGGCGTCCGGCAGTGAGGGCGACGGTGTCGTGACGTACGGCGAGGCGTTCACCGTCCAGCCGTTCACCAACATGATGACGGCCGTCGACCTGACCGGCGCGCAGCTGATCACCGTGCTCCAGCAGCAGGTCAGCGGTCCGAACCAGGCGGCTCCGAAGATCCTCCAGGTGTCGAAGGGCTTCACGTACACCCTGGACATGACGAAGACCGGTGCCGACCGGATCGTCGTGGACTCGGTGAAGCTGAACGGCGAGGCGATCGACCCGGCGAAGACCTACCGGGTCGCGATGAACGAGTTCCTGGCCGGTGGCGGTGATGGCTTCACCGTGCTGAAGGAGCACAAGAACAAGCTGGTGGGCGGGTCCGACCTGGACATCCTCACCGCTTACTTCGCCGCCCACTCGAGCGCGGCCGCCCCGCTCGCGCCGCCGGCGACGGGCCGGATCACGGTCGTGAAGTAG